From the genome of Chlorocebus sabaeus isolate Y175 chromosome 21, mChlSab1.0.hap1, whole genome shotgun sequence:
GCACTCGGCCGAGCCAATCACAGCTCGCGGCGCACGCTCCACGCGCCGGCTCCCTGTGCCCATCCCCCCTCAGCTTAAGAGAGGGCGCAAGGGCGAAGCGCGGCGGGAGCACAGCGCTTCGCGGCCAGTGAGGTCACTGTAGTGCAGGTGGCGCCGACTCCGTGGTGCAGGCGGCCTTCCATACGCCACCGCTGCTATCGCCAGCAGCGAAAGCGCCTCCCGCGGAGCGCCCCAAGGGCGCCAGCCTGACCATGCGGAGCTGAGTACTTCGGCGGTGGCGCGATGCTGGCGCTGCTGGTCGCGGCTTGGCGCTCGCCGTGGCCGCCGGGGCCCAGGACAGCCAGGTGCTCGGCAGCCGCTTCCTGTGCACGGCGCTGCCCACGGAGGCGGTGCGCGCCGGCTACCGGCTGCCGGCGATGCCCATACAGGGCGGCGGGCTGAGTCCCGAGGAGGAGCTGCGGGCTGCGGTGCTGGAGCTGCGCCAGACCGTCCTACCGCTGAAAGAGATGCTGGGCGCGCCCGCGCGCGAGGCCATTCACGAGGTCGCGGGCAACCCAGCGCGCTGCCAGGGGCTCGCGGGCGGCAAGGCGCGCGACGCGGAGGGCCACGGGCAAGGACACTATGGGCGACCTGCCGCGGGACCCTGGCCACGTCCTGAGCACTTCAGCCGCTCGCTGCAGACCCTCAAGGACCGCCTGAAGAGCCTCGAGGTAGGGGGCGAAAGACGGGGGACCTGGAAATGGGGATGCTCCCATGGGGCGGAAGACACGGGAGGATCGGGGGAAGGAGGCATGGCCTTGGGAAGAGTGTGATCGTCCGCGGGGTGAGCTGGACTTGAGGGTGAAAGGTGAGAGTCTCCATCCTGCTCGGGAAGTCCCCTGCGTGGCATCCTTTCCCAACCCCCTGCTCTTGCTGGAAGGAAACGTTTAAAtttcacccctcacccccaccctgctcGCCGGGACTGCCTGCAGGACCGCCGAACACTTCCCGAGGTCCGGGCTAGCGAACCTAGGTGGCCAGGCCGTGGGTGCCAAATACCCGGGGACGCGGTAGCCTCTATCCTTTTGCAAATCTCCAAATCTAGAGCTGGGATGCGCTCCCGCAGGCTGTGTTTGTGTTGGGTACTTTCAAAATCCTGTTTTCTAGCTATTTGAGAAGATATAATAAATTCTTGTTAGCTGTGTTTACCCTACAGTGCTGTAGAGCACCAGAACTTAGTCCTCTTATCTAGCTGCCAGATGACTTTTTAACCTTTCGCAGCGGGTTGCTGGGAGGCTGCCACGGGAGCTCAGCTGCAAATACGCAATTGCAAAACCGTGGAACCAGCCCAGATGCCCATCACGTGggtaatggataaagaaactgtgagaataattgttttttacagtagctgtatcattttacatttccacaggCAACATATGAGGATTCCATTTTTTCCATGTGCTAGCCAACACTCGTtattgtccatctttttttttaattattattataattatcttagtgggtatgaagtggtatctcagtgtggttttgatttgtgtttccctaataactaatgatgtggAGCACCTTGTCATGCGTTCATTGGCCGTTTGTATGTCTTGtttaagaaatgtctactcaaattCTTTACCTATTTTGGGggggctttctttttttaactttcattttaattcaggGGTTCATGTGCAGATGTGTGATATAGGTAAACTTGTTCcatgtatattt
Proteins encoded in this window:
- the LOC140709626 gene encoding neuronal pentraxin-2-like isoform X2, whose protein sequence is MPIQGGGLSPEEELRAAVLELRQTVLPLKEMLGAPAREAIHEVAGNPARCQGLAGGKARDAEGHGQGHYGRPAAGPWPRPEHFSRSLQTLKDRLKSLEQN
- the LOC140709626 gene encoding neuronal pentraxin-2-like isoform X1, encoding MPIQGGGLSPEEELRAAVLELRQTVLPLKEMLGAPAREAIHEVAGNPARCQGLAGGKARDAEGHGQGHYGRPAAGPWPRPEHFSRSLQTLKDRLKSLEMVEDLYGAIIQVNEGTESDS